The nucleotide sequence TGCTGATTGCCGGAATTGCTACGGGCGCCCATTACGGATATATTTACGTACGTGCGGAATATCCGCTGGCGGTAGAACGTCTTCAGACCGCTATCAGTAAGGCAGAAGAAAAAGGGTTGCTGGGCAAAAATATCCTGAATTCCGGCTTTGACTTTGAGTTAAAAATCAGCCAGGGCGCAGGGGCCTTTGTCTGCGGAGAAGGTTCTGCTCTGACAGCTTCCATTGAAGGAAACCGGGGTATGCCCAGGGTAAAACCGCCCCGTACCGTGGAAAAGGGATTATTTGAAAAGCCTACGGTTCTGAACAACGTGGAGACATACTGCAATGTTCCGCCCATTATCAACAAAGGCGCTGCCTGGTACAAAACCATAGGGCCCGATAAAAGCCACGGAACAAAGGCATTTGCCCTCACAGGAAATGTTATGAACACAGGCCTGATTGAAGTTCCCATGGGAACCACTCTGCGGGAAGTGATTTTTGACATCGGCGGCGGCGTCAAAGGCGGCGAGTTTAAAGCAGTTCAGATCGGCGGGCCTTCCGGCGGATGTCTCTGCATTAACCCCACGGAAGATCATCTGGATTTGCACCTGGATTTTGATTCCCTGAAAAAAGTAGGCGCCATGATTGGAAGCGGCGGGCTTGTGGTGATGAATGATAAGAGCTGTATGGTGGAAGTGGCAAGGTTTTTCATGAACTTTACCCAGAATGAATCCTGCGGCAAATGTATTCCCTGCCGGGAAGGCACCAAGCGGATGCTGGAGCTGTTAAACGATATCTGCGAAGGCCGGGGAACCATGAAGCATATCACGTTGCTGGAAGAACTGGCGGAAACCATTTCCGCAACGGCACTCTGCGGCCTTGGAAAAACAGCGGCTTCTCCTGTGGTAAGCACCATGAAATATTTCCGGGAAGAATACCTTGCCCATGTGGTGGATAAGAAATGCCCTGCCGGACAGTGTAAGGCGCTGGTAAACTTCCAGATTGACCCGGAACTCTGCAAGGGCTGCAGCAAATGTGCAAGAGTATGTCCCGTGGGAGCAATTTCGGGTGAAATTAAGAAACCGTTTACCATTGATACGACGAAATGTATTAAGTGTGGAGCCTGCCGGGACGGCTGTAATTTCCACGCGGTAAAAGAAGTGTAGGAGGGTGGCTGACATGGAAAAATATATGATAATTGATGGGGAGCGCGTAGCGTTTACCGATGAAAAAAACATTCTTGCAGTCATTCGGAAAGCAGGGATTATCTTACCGACCTTTTGTTATTATTCGGATTTATCCATTTACGGAGCGTGCCGGATGTGTGTGGTCGAAGACCAGTGGGGCGGCATTATTGCCTCCTGTTCCACACCGCCGAAACACGGAATGGAAATCCGTACCAATACGCCCCAGCTTTACTATCACAGAAAACGTATTCTGGAGCTGCTGTTAGCGGCACATTGCCGGGACTGCACCACCTGTGAGAAAAATGGAAAATGCAAGCTGCAGGAGCTGGCAACCAGGTTTGGAATACCTGGGGTGCGGTTTGAAAACACCAATCCCATCCGGTCCATTGACACATCCTCCAAAGCAATTGTGCGCAATCCCAACAAATGTATTCTCTGCGGCGACTGCGTGCGCGTCTGCAGTGAAATCCAGCATGTGGGAGCAATTGATTTTGCTCACCGGGGTTCCAAAATGGAAATTTCCACTGCATTCGGCAGGGATATTGCAGATACCAACTGTGTGAACTGCGGACAGTGTGCGGCGGTATGTCCCACCGGAGCCATTACCATCAAACGGGACAGCCACGACGTATGGGAAGCAATTCACAATCCCGATAAACGGGTGGTAGTCCAGATTGCTCCGGCAGTCCGGGTGGCAATCGGAGAAGCCTATGGCTATGAACCGGGAGAAAATACCATTGGCAAGCTGGTGGCTTCTCTGCGGAAATTGGGCGTGGACGCTATTTTCGATACTTCCGTTGGAGCAGACTTAACCATTATGGAAGAGTCCCAGGAGCTGATAGAAGCACTGGAGGAAAAAGACCGGAACTATCCCCTCTTTACTTCCTGCTGTCCCGGATGGATTCGGTTTGTGGAGACACAGTACCCTCATCTGATGAAATATGTGTCCACCTCCAAATCACCCATGGAAATGTTCGGAGCGGTGGTGAAGGAATATTATAAGAAACAGGATAAAAAAGAAGGAAAAGAAACGGTATCCGTGGCAGTTATGCCATGTACAGCCAAGAAATTCGAGGCTTCCAGAGAAGAATTTAAACGGAACGGTATTCCCGATGTGGATTATGTGCTCACTTCCGAGGAAGTGATTGTGATGCTGCAGGAAATCGGAATCCGGTTTGACCGTCTGGAGCCGGAAGCCTATGATATGCCCTTTTCCATTTATTCCGGCTCCGGCGTAATTTTCGGAGCTACCGGCGGCGTTACGGAAGCGGCAGTGCGCCGGGTGGTGGAAGACAAAAGCCCGAAGGCATTGAAAGAAATTGAATTTATCGGTCTGCGCGGCATGGAAGGCGTTAAAGTATGCGAACTGCCTCTGGGCGAACGCACGGTGCGTATCGGCGTTGTCAGCGGCCTTGGCAATGCGGATAATCTGCTGCAGAAAATAGAGAGCGGAGAAGAACATTTTGACTTTGTGGAAGTGATGGCATGTCCGGGCGGATGT is from Lachnospiraceae bacterium JLR.KK002 and encodes:
- a CDS encoding NADH-quinone oxidoreductase subunit NuoF; its protein translation is MRINTREELEARRKEYAASLKTQKKQILICAGTGCVAGGSLNIYARLQEIMMERGIKCALKLEKEPHDESVGLKKSGCHGFCEMGPLLRIEPAGLLYIRVKVEDCEEIIEESIVNDRVIDRLVYHDQEGKSYEKQEDIPFYKQQTRVALEDCGRINAESIKEYIAVGGYSAVAKALFDMTPQQLVDEVSEASLRGRGGGGFPTGRKWSQVLAQKEEVKYVVCNGDEGDPGAFMDRSMMEGDPHRVIEGMLIAGIATGAHYGYIYVRAEYPLAVERLQTAISKAEEKGLLGKNILNSGFDFELKISQGAGAFVCGEGSALTASIEGNRGMPRVKPPRTVEKGLFEKPTVLNNVETYCNVPPIINKGAAWYKTIGPDKSHGTKAFALTGNVMNTGLIEVPMGTTLREVIFDIGGGVKGGEFKAVQIGGPSGGCLCINPTEDHLDLHLDFDSLKKVGAMIGSGGLVVMNDKSCMVEVARFFMNFTQNESCGKCIPCREGTKRMLELLNDICEGRGTMKHITLLEELAETISATALCGLGKTAASPVVSTMKYFREEYLAHVVDKKCPAGQCKALVNFQIDPELCKGCSKCARVCPVGAISGEIKKPFTIDTTKCIKCGACRDGCNFHAVKEV
- a CDS encoding [FeFe] hydrogenase, group A; its protein translation is MEKYMIIDGERVAFTDEKNILAVIRKAGIILPTFCYYSDLSIYGACRMCVVEDQWGGIIASCSTPPKHGMEIRTNTPQLYYHRKRILELLLAAHCRDCTTCEKNGKCKLQELATRFGIPGVRFENTNPIRSIDTSSKAIVRNPNKCILCGDCVRVCSEIQHVGAIDFAHRGSKMEISTAFGRDIADTNCVNCGQCAAVCPTGAITIKRDSHDVWEAIHNPDKRVVVQIAPAVRVAIGEAYGYEPGENTIGKLVASLRKLGVDAIFDTSVGADLTIMEESQELIEALEEKDRNYPLFTSCCPGWIRFVETQYPHLMKYVSTSKSPMEMFGAVVKEYYKKQDKKEGKETVSVAVMPCTAKKFEASREEFKRNGIPDVDYVLTSEEVIVMLQEIGIRFDRLEPEAYDMPFSIYSGSGVIFGATGGVTEAAVRRVVEDKSPKALKEIEFIGLRGMEGVKVCELPLGERTVRIGVVSGLGNADNLLQKIESGEEHFDFVEVMACPGGCVAGAGQPFARSTEKRMRAEGLYKNDKAMQIKRSEENPVVETLYSDLLKNREHELLHVHYIQE